A window of Cellulomonas sp. SLBN-39 genomic DNA:
TGCTGACCGACGACCCGCAGGCCCCGGCGCCCTCGGGCGACGGGCCGCAGGAGATGCCGCGCTCGACGGTCGAGGAGTACGAGGACCCGGGCGCGGCCAACGTCATCCTCACCAACGGTGCACGCCTGTACGTCGACCACGCCCACCCCGAGTACTCCACCCCCGAGGTCACGACCCCGCTCGACGCGGTGCGGTGGGACCGGGCGGGGGAGATGGTGATGCTCGGGTCGGTGCGTGCGCTCGCGTCGACGGCCGCGCTGCCGGACGTCGCGCTGTACAAGAACAACGTCGACGGGAAGGGCGCCACGTACGGCACGCACGAGAACTACCTCGTCGAGCGGGCCGTGCCGTTCGGGGACCTCGTGCGGTCGCTGACGCCGTTCTTCGTCACCCGGCAGGTCTTCACCGGTGCCGGCCGGGTGGGGCTGGGGCAGCGCGGGGAGACGCCGGGGTTCCAGCTGTCGCAGCGCGCCGACTACGTGGAGGCCGAGGTCGGGCTCGAGACGACGCTGCGCCGGCCCATCGTCAACACCCGCGACGAGCCGCACGCCGACCCGGTGCGCTGGCGCCGGCTGCACGTCATCGTCGGCGACGCCACGATGCTCCAGGTCGCGACGTACCTCCGGCTGGGCACGACGTCGCTCGTGCTGTGGCTCGTCGAGCAGGCCGCGGCGTCCGACGGGCCCGCGCGGGCCGCGCTGCGTGACGTCGACGCCCTCGCCCTGCGGGACCCGGTCGGGTCGGTGCACGCGGTCAGCCACGACCTGACCCTCACCGAGCGCCTCGAGCTCGCCGACGGTGGGCGCCTGACCGCGCTGGAGGTCCAGCGCGTGTACCTCGACGCCGTGCGGACCGCCCTGGACGCGACGGGGGAGGCGCCCGACGAGCAGACCGCCGACGTCGTGGGCCGCTGGGCGTCGTTGCTGGACCGGCTGGCGACCGACCCGGCGTCGTGCGCGCGCGAGGTCGAGTGGCTCGCCAAGATGCGGCTGCTGGAGGGCATGCGGCGCCGCGACCACCTCGACTGGGACCACCCGCGCCTGGCTGCCGTCGACCTGCAGTGGTCCGACGTGCGGCCCGAACGCGGGCTCTACCACCGGCTGGTCGCCGCCGGTGCGGTCGACCTGCTGGTCACCGAGGAGCAGGTCCGTGACGCGGTCGTGCACCCGCCGCAGGACACCCGCGCGTACTTCCGCGGTGAGGCCGTCGCCCGGTACGGGCCCCACGTGTCGGCCGCGAGCTGGGACTCCGTCGTCTTCGACGTGCCGGGCGCGCAGACGCTGCAGCGGGTGCCCATGCGCGACCCCCTGCGGGGCACGCGGGCGCACGTCGGCGAGCTGCTCGACCGCAGCCCCGACGCCGCGACGCTCCTCGCCGGGCTCGGCGGGTAGCGGGCCGGCAGCGACCGCTCAGCGCATCGCGCCCACGAGCCGCACCGCCTCACGGGCCTGCTGGACGCGTCGCTCGTACGTCAGCCCGAGGCCGAGGACGGCCGCACCGCCGACGGCGAGCAGGACCCACCCGTCCACGCGGGCGAGCGCGGACGCCGCGACCGGGCTGAGCACGACCGCGAGCGCGGCGAGGGTCGCGGCCGCACCGAGCAGGAACGGTGCCTGCGCCCGGGCCAGCGCGCCCCCGACGGTCGCGCCCACCGCGAGCGCCAGCACCAGCGCCACGCGCCACGGCGCGGGCGCTGCCACGAGCGCGAGCAGCGGGGCGCCGAGCAGCAGCATCAGCGGTGCCCCGAGCACGGTCCACGACGACGACCGGTCGGGCTGCCACCGGCGGACCGCCAGGGCCGTGGTCACGGCACCGAGCAGGACGAGCGGCACGTCGGCGGGCTCGGGACCGCCGCGGCCGGCCGCGACGAGCGCCCCGGCTACCGCCACGCCGACGGCGACGAGCACGTGGTGCCGATCGCGCGCCAGGTGCGCGAGCACCGACCCCGCCGCCAGCACCGCGTAGGCGCGGACCGTGCCGGTGGCCCCGGGGCCGGCGGCGACGAGCGTCGGCACGGCCGCGAGGGTCGCCAGCACGGCGAGCGCGGGCCACGGGACGGCGCGCCGGGACCCCCACCACGCGAGAGCGGCGCCACCCGCGACGACGACCGCGCCGAGGGAGACGACCTCGACACCGACGGGGGCGGGTGTCCCTGGTCCGGTGGCACGCACGGCGGCCTGCGACCACGGCCCGAGGGCGGCGAGCGCGGCAGCGGCGGCGGCCAGCGTGCGGCGCACGACGGGTCCGTCGACCGCGGCCCAGGTCGGGCGGGTCGCCGGTGCGGGCGGTGCGCCGGTGCGGTCCGCGGCCCGGGCCAGCACGAGCAGCAGTGCCCCGCCGGCCAGCCAGAGCGCGTCGCGACCGGGGGTGTCGCGCACGCCGAGCGTCGCCGCGGCGGCGACCAGGCCGACCAGCAGCCACCCGGCGGGTGCGGCGCCCCGGCGGACGGCCGCGGTCACGGCGGCGAGCGTCAGGGTGGCCAGCACGGCCGCCGGGGCGTCGCGCAGCCCGGGCACGGCCGCGGCCGTGGCCAGCGCGGTGATCACGGCGACGGCGACCCCGAGGTCGCCCAGGCGGGGGCGGCGGTCGGACCCGGGCACCGGCCCCTGCGCGGGGCGAGGTCCGGTGCGCCGGCCCGTGGCCGCCCCGAGGAGCGTCGCGGCTGCGGCGAGGACGGCGAGGACCCCCAGGCGGACGGCGTCCGGGAGGGGTGTGGCGGGCAGGGCGGTGGTGCTCGGGGCGGCTGCGGCCAGGCACGTCGGCAGCACGGCCGCCGCGAGGACGACCCACGGCGCGGCGACGGCCGTCCGGGCCCCGGCGGGCGGGGGGAGCCGGACGAGGACCGTCGCGCAGACGGCCAGGCCGACGGCCGCGGCGACCGCCCACGGCTCGACGAGCGGGCTCCCGTCGGCGAGCACGGGGACGGAGGGCGGCAGGGGGCCGCCCGCGGCGGGCGCGAACGCCCGGCGCAGCGGGGCGAGCGCGATCAGGACGGCGGCGAGCGCGGCGATCCCCGCCGCCAGCGGCGCGGGCGTACGGCGCGCGAGCAGGTGCGCCCCGGCCACGAGGAGGGCGGCGGCCACGGTCGCGACGGCGACGCGGTCGACGAGGACGGCGCCCACGGGCAGCGGTGCGACGAGCACGGCGGTCGGTGCGGTCGCCAGGGCCAGCCCGCCGACGACCTGCCCCGCGGCGGCACGCGACCCGCGGAGCGCGGACCTGGTGGTCGCGGCGGCGAGGACCAGCCCCGGCGGCACGACGTACGGTTCGACCAGCACGGTGCCCTGGACGCCGAGGGTGACCCACCAGGCGCTGCTGCCGAGGGCGAGTGCGAGCCAGCCGGCTGCGCGCCGGTCGCCCTGGAGCGCCCACGCGCCGGCGGTGACGGACGCCAGGACGAGGACCACGACGACCGTGGTGGCCGACACCCCGGCGGCGACGGCGACCGCGACGGCGAGCACCGACCACCCGGCGGCCTCGGCCAGGGGCCGGCCGGCGGCACCCGCGCGGCGCAGGGTGAGGTGGGCCGTGAGGACGCCTGCCGCCCCGAGGGCGGCCGCCAGCACGACGGCGCCGGCGGCAGGAGGCACGTCGAGCAGCGCGTGGACGGTGGCGACGCCGAGCGCGGCCACAGGGGCGACGGTGGCGGCGCCGACGGGCCCGGCCGTGGTGCCCCAGGCGGGGCCGCGGCGGAGCAGCTGGAGCGCGACGGCGAGCACGACGGCGGCGGCGGCGAGCACCGTCACGGCACCGGCTCCGGCGGTGCCCGAGCCGACGAGCTGGGCGGTGCCGGCCGCCCAGGCGACGGCGGGCACGGTCCCGGCGGCGGCGACGGCGGCGACCTGCTCGGTCCGTGCGGCGCGTGCGGCGTGCGCGCGGACGGCCAGGCCGGCGCCGACGAGCGCCGCGGCCCCGGCGGTGGTCACCGGCGCGACGAGGCCTGCCGCGTCGCCCGCGCGCACCAGTGCGACGAGCAGCAGGGCCGCCGCGCCGAGCGTCGAGGCCGCGTCGGCCGGGCCGCTGCCGGTGCCGGTGCGGTGCTCGGCGTCCGGGACCCGCGGCGGCACCCAGGTGCGCGCCAGGACGACGAGGAGTGCGGCGCCGCTCAGCGCGACCGCGCCCCAGGCGGGGTCCGTGCCGGCACCGAGCACGGCGGCGACCGCGGCCGCAGCAGCACCCGCGCGCGCGGTCGACGCCCGGACCCGTCCGCCGCGAGCCGCCGTGAGCAGCGCGACCGCGACCGCGACCTCGCCGACGACGAGGGGCGCCGCGCCCCCGGGCAGGGGCGCCACCGCAGGCAGGCAGACGAGCAGCAGCAGGCCCGTGACGGCGCGCACGAACGTCCCGGCACGGGCCCGGCCCGCACCGGACCGTGCGGCGAGCGTCGCGGTGCCCACGGTGACGAGGACGACGACGAGGGCGGCGCCCGTGGCGGGCGACCACGGCGGTCCCCAGGCCGACGGCACCCACGACGTCGCGTCGGCCGGTGCGGGACCCTGGGCGAGCCGACCCAGCACGGCGAGGACCAGGACCAGCGCCCCGGCCAGGGCACCAGGGGCGGCCGCGGCGACCGCACCGGCGGTCACGTGCCGGAGCAGCGGCCACCGCCCGCCCGCCCGGGACCCGGCGACCGCCGTGGCTGCCAGGGCCGCGGCCGGCACGAGCAGCGCCACGGCGCAGCCCAGCAGCAGCGCGCCCGCCGTGCCGACGCCGGCACCCAGCGTCGCGCCAGCCCCGGCGGACCCGGCGGCGGCGACCGCGGCGACGCCGGTGGCGACCGACCACGTCGCGGCCCAGGGCCCCGCACCCGGGGTCCCGCCCGCCGGCGTGCTGCTGACCGGGGCGGCCGCGGCACGGTGGTCGCGCAGGTCGACGACCGCCTGGGCGGCCAGCGCGGCACCGGTCAGGGCCAGGGCGCCGGTCGCGGCCCACGGCGCCTCGCCCGCCAGGGCCTGGACGCCGGCGGTCGCCGCGGCCAGGGCGAGCCCGGCCGGGACGAGGGCCGCCGCGGCCGCCTGCAGCACGCGTCGCTCCGGCGTGCGGGCGGGCGCGGGCAGCGCTGCCCGCAGCAGGCCCAGGGAGCCGGCACCGGCCAGCAGCGCGGCGGCGGACGCGGGCGTGCCGACGGCGGGCAGCCAGGCCAGCGGTGCGGCGGGGACCAGCATGGCAGCGGCGAGCGCCCCCACCCGGACCCGGGACGCCCGGGACCACGCGCCCAGCAGCACCGCGCTCGCCGCCAGCGACACCCCGGCCTGCGTGGTGGCGGGCCCGAGCACCAGGGTGCCGGTGGCGCGCAGCGCCCACGCGTCGAGCAGGAGCAGCACCACGGCGATCGCGCCCACCGCCTCCGCACCGTGCACGAGCCCGCGGCGGCGCAGCAGCGACGCGAGCGCGAACACCACGAGCGTCCCGCCGCCGACGACCGCGGCACGGGCGGGGAGCGTCATGACGTCCCACGCGAAGACGAGGAACGTCAGGCTGGCCGCCGCGAGGAGCCCGGCGCCGACCACCTGCAGCACGGTCTGCACGCGCCACGACGCGCGGGCGGGGGACGGCACCGGGCGCGCGGGCGGCGTGGTGGGGGCCGCCGGTGCGGCGGGGGCGGCCGGCACGGTGCCCGTCGGTGCGGCGACGGGCCGCGACGGAGCAGGGGTCGGGGGAGCGAACGGAGCCGGGGGTACCGGCCGGTGGGTGGGCGACGTGGCGCTCGGCGTCGCCGTGGAACCGGGGTGGGCCGGCGGGGCCACGACCGGCCGGACGGCGGGCGCCACCACCGCAGGTGCGGCGGCGCGCAGCTCGGCGATCGTCTCGGCGCGGCGGCGCAGCGCCTGCGCGGCGGCCTGGCTGTCGGCCCACAGCCTGCTCGCCACCGGGCCCGTCACGTCCAGCCCGCAGGCGGCGCACCGCGTCGACCCGAGCGGGGCCGTGCACGCCGGGCAGCACGTGGGGTCCAGCAGCGCGGCGAGCGCACGTGCGTAGAGGGTGTCGGGTCGCACCGGCTCGGCCATGCCGGCATCGTGCCAGCACGACGACCCGCCGGGGGCCGGTGTCCGGCGTCTGTGGACGTCCGTGCCGGTCCGGCGCGCGGACGCCGGCACGCGGGTCGGCCGACGATGGGCCTAGGGTGGGCGGCAGGTCGTCAGCACCCGCGAGACGGAGGTCACCATGGCTGGTCAGGAGCACGTCAGGCGCCACGAGGACGACGAGCCGGTCGACGGCCCCGACGTCCCGGCCCCGGCGGCGGCGGGCGCGCAGTCCCGCGACGACGAGGTCGACGCCCTGCTCGAGGAGATCGACGACGTCCTGGAGTCCAACGCCGAGCAGTTCGTGCGCGGGTTCGTGCAGAAGGGTGGTCAGTGACCGCCCCGACCGGCCGGCTGGACCCCACGGGCCAGGGCCGGCTGCCGCACGCCTTCACGACGCCCGGCTCGGCGTCGTTCGTGGACTTCCTCGCCGGGTACGCCCCGGAGCTGCTGCCCGGGGCGCGCGCGGTGACGGGCCACGGCCCGGGGGCCGGCGTCCAGGCCCCGCACGGCACGACCATCGTCGCCGCGACGTTCGACGGCGGCGCCGTCCTCGCCGGCGACCGTCGCGCCACGATGGGCTCGATGATCGCCAGCCGGCACATCGAGAAGGTCTTCCCGGCCGACGACTACTCGGCCGTCGGGATCGCCGGCACCGCCGGGCTCGCCATCGAGCTGGTCCGGCTGTTCCAGCTCGAGCTGGAGCACTACGAGAAGATCGAGGGCAGCCTGCTCTCCCTCGACGGCAAGGCCAACCGCCTCGCGACGATGATCCGGGGCAACCTCGGCCTCGCGCTGCAGGGGCTGGCCGTCGTCCCCCTGTTCGCCGGGTACGACCTGGACCGCTCGCTCGGGCGGATCTTCTCCTACGACGTCACCGGCGGCCGGTACGAGGAGCACGAGCACCACGCGGTGGGCTCGGGCTCCGTCTTCGCCCGCGGCTCGCTGAAGAAGCGCTGGCAGCCGGGCATGGACGCGGCCGCCGCCGTGAGGGTCGCGGTCGAGGCGCTCGTCGACGCGGCCGACGACGACTCCGCCACCGGCGGGCCCGACCGCGTCCGGCGCATCTGGCCCGTCGTCGCGACGGTCACCGAGGCCGGCTACCTGCGGGTGCCGGACGACGAGCTCGCGGACGTCGCGGCCCGGATCGAGGACGAGCGCCGCCGGGACGGGGGTGCGCGATGAGCATGCCGTTCTACGTCTCGCCCGAGCAGCTGATGAAGGACCGGGCCGACTACGCGCGCAAGGGCATCGCCCGCGGCCGGTCGGTCGTGGTGCTGCAGTACGACGAGGGCGTGGTGTTCGCGACCGAGAACCCCTCGCGCGCGCTGCACAAGATCTCCGAGATCTACGACCGCATCGCGTTCGCGGCGGTCGGCAAGTACAACGAGTTCGAGAACCTGCGGGTCGCGGGGGTGCGCTACGCGGACCTGCGCGGCTACTCCTACGACCGGGTCGACGTCACGGCGCGCGGGCTGGCGAACGCCTACGCCCAGACGCTGGGCACGGTGTTCACGACCGAGTCCAAGCCGCTCGAGGTCGAGCTCGTCGTCGTCGAGGTGGGCAAGGACGCCTCGGGCGACCAGATCTACCGGCTGTCGTACGACGGCTCGGTGACCGACGAGCACGGCTGGGTCGTGATGGGCGGCCAGGCCGAGCGCCTGGCGACGCTGCTCGGCGAGGGGTGGCGCCCGGGCATGACGCTGGCGCAGGCGCTCGGCCTGGCCGTGCGCGTGCTGGGCTCGGCGCCCGACGAGAAGGACGCCCGCACGCTCGGCGCGGCGCAGCTCGAGGTCGCGGTCCTGGACCGCACGCGGCCGCGGCGCACGTTCCGGCGGCTCACCGGCGCGCTGCTCGACGACGTCCTCGGGGCGTCCGGCGAGGTCGACGCCGCACCCGCGGCGGACGGCCCCGTGCACTGAGCGCGCCGCCCGGCAGGACGGCACCGTCGACGGAAGGGGAGGGCGCATGGACCGGCGCATCTTCGGGCTCGAGACCGAGTACGGCGTGACCTGCGCGGCGCAGGACGGGCGGGGCCTGTCGGCCGACGAGGTCGCCCGGTACCTGTTCCGCAAGGTCGTGGCGTGGGGCCGCTCGTCGAACGTGTTCCTGCGCAACGGGTCGCGGCTGTACCTCGACGTCGGCTCCCACCCCGAGTACGCGACCGCCGAGTGCGACGACTGGCGCCAGCTCGTCACGCACGACCGTGCCGGGGAGCGGATCCTCGAGGGCCTCGTCGCCGACGCCCAGCAGCGCCTCGAGCACGAGGGTCTGCCCGGGCGCATCCACCTGTTCAAGAACAACACCGACTCCGCCGGCAACTCCTACGGCTGCCACGAGAACTACCTCGTGCGCCGCCAGGGGGACTTCGCCCGCCTGTCGGACGTGCTCGTGCCGTTCCTCATCACCCGCCAGGTGCTCACCGGCGCGGGCAAGGTCCTGGCCACACCCCGGGGCGCCGTGTACTGCCTCTCGCAGCGCGCGGACCACATCTGGGAGGCCGTGTCGTCGGCGACGACGCGCTCGCGGCCGATCATCAACACCCGCGACGAGCCGCACGCCGACGCCGAGCACTACCGCCGCCTGCACGTCATCGTGGGCGACTCGTCGATGTCGGAGACCACGACGATGCTCAAGGTCGCCTCGACGGACCTGCTGCTGCGGCTCGTCGAGGCCGGGGTGCCCATGCGGGACATGGCGCTGGAGAACCCCATCCGCGCGATCCGGGAGATCAGCCACGACATGACGGGCAGCCAGCCCGTCACCCTGGCGTCGGGGCGCACGGTCACGGCGGTCGACCTGCAGGAGGAGTACCTGACCCGCGTCACGGACTTCGTCGGGTCGGAGCTGGGCCCGTCGCCGGAGACGAAGCAGGTCCTCGACCTGTGGGAGCGCGGGCTGCGCGCGCTGCGCACGGGCGACCTGGGCCTGGTCGACCGCGAGCTCGACTGGGTCATCAAGCACCGCATGATCGAGCGCTACCGCGCCAAGCACGGCCTCGACCTGGGCGACGTGCGCGTGCAGCGCCTCGACCTGGCGTACCACGACATCTCCCGCACCGAGGGGTTGTACAACCTCATGGCGGCCCGGGGCCTCGTCGAGCGGGTCACCACCGACCTCGAGGTCTTCGAGGCCACCGCCGTGCCGCCGCAGACGACCCGCGCCAAGCTCCGCGGCGACTTCGTGCGAGCCGCCCAGGAGGCCCGGCGCGACTACACGGTCGACTGGGTGCACCTCAAGCTCAACGACCAGGCCCAGCGCACCGTGCTGTGCAAGGACCCGTTCCGGGCCGTCGACGAGCGCGTGGACCGGCTGATCGAGTCCATGTGACGTGACGTCCGCCCCTGCCGCGGGCACGTACAGTGAGGCCGCGCCGCGCCCGTCCGGGGGCGGCGCGGGGTCGTCGACAGGAGGGCTGGGCGTGGCGCGTGTGACCGGTGCCCGCCGGTGGGGTGTGCTCGGTGTGCTGGTGGCGCTCGTGGTCGCGGGCTGCGGCGAGGTCGCCGCTCCGGACCCCGACGTGACGGTGACGGGCGACCCAGGCGTCGCACCCACGGTCACGTACCTGACGCCGCTGGCCGTCACGGACACCTACCGCGAGACCATCTGGCCCGGCACGGGCGACGCCCTCGTCGAGGGCGCACCCGTCCTCATCGACTTCCTGCTCAAGAACGCCACCGACGCGACGCTCGTCAAGGAGAGCTACTCCACGAGCCCCACGCCGCGCCTGCTGACCGAGGAGGACCTCGGCACCGACCTGTACGAGACCCTGCGCGGGCAGGACGTCGGCGCACGCCTGCTGCAGGTCGCGCCCGGCGGCTCGGGCGCCGACTACCCGACCGTCACAGTCCTCGACGTGCTGCCCACGCGCGCCGTCGGCGAGGCCGTCCCGCCCACCGAGGGCATGCCGACCGTCACCCTCGCGGGCAACGGCGAGCCGACCCTCGCCCCCGCGGGCACCGAACCGCCGGCCGACCTGCTCGTGCGGCCCCTGGTGCGGGGCACCGGCGCGCAGGTCCGCGCCAGCGACGTCGTCACCGTGCAGTACTCGGGTTTCGCATGGGACACCGGCGAGCAGTTCGACTCCTCCTGGACCCGCGGCCTGCCGGTGTCCTTCCTGCTGTCGGACGTGCAGGCCTGGGCCGACGGGCTGGTCGACCAGCCGACCGGCTCCCAGGTGATGCTCGTCGTGCCGCCGTCCTACCCGCTCGGCGTCACGGACGCCGAGGAGCTGGCGGGGCAGACGGTGGTGTTCGTCATCGACATCCTCGCGACCGGCGCACCCGCAGGAGGCGGATCATGACCCTGGCCCTGCGTGTCATCCCGTGCCTGGACGTCGACGCCGGGCGCGTCGTCAAGGGCGTGAACTTCCAGCACCTGCGCGACGCGGGCGACCCCGTCGAGCTCGCCCGCCGGTACGACGGCGAGGGCGCCGACGAGGTCACGTTCCTCGACGTCTCGGCGTCCTCGGGCGACCGGGAGACCACGTACGACGTCGTGCGGCGCACCGCCGAGGAGGTGTTCGTCCCGCTGACCGTCGGGGGCGGCGTCCGTTCGCCCGACGACGTGGACCGGCTGCTGCGCGCCGGGGCCGACAAGGTGGGCGTCAACACCGCGGCGATCGCCCGCCCCGAGCTGATCAGCGAGATCGCCGAGCGGTTCGGCAGCCAGGTGCTCGTGCTGTCGGTGGACGCCCGCCGCACGGGCGAGGGCACCAGGACCGACTCGGGCTACGAGGTCACGACGCACGGCGGTCGCCGGGGCACCGGCATCGACGCCGTGGCCTGGGCGGCGCGGGCGGCCGAGCTCGGTGCGGGGGAGATCCTGCTGAACTCGATGGACGCCGACGGCACGACGTCCGGGTTCGACCTGCCGATGCTGCGGGACGTGCGCGCGCAGGTCCGCGTGCCCCTCATCGCCTCCGGCGGGGCGGGCACGGTCGAGCACTTCGTCGAGGCGGCCCGGGCCGGTGCGGACGCCGTGCTCGCCGCGAGCGTCTTCCACTTCGGCACGCTGACCGTCGGGGCCGTCAAGGACGCGCTGCGCGCCGCGGGGGTCGTCGTCCGCTGACCCGGCGCGCGCCGGACGCCCAGGGCACGCGGGCGGCCAGGGAGCGCCGGGCCGTCGGGGGCGACGGCCGTGGCGGGCGCCGTTCGTCAGGGGCCGCTGAGCGCCTCGCGCACGTGCGCCGCGTCCGTCGCGTCGCCCTCGACCTGCACGTGGGCGGCCTGCAGCCGGCCCGACACGGCCAGGACGAGCTCGCCGACCTCGCCGCGCAGCACGACCGCGCCGTGGCCGGCCCGCGGCGAGCGCACCCGCCGGCGCACCCCGTCGGGGCGCACGAGCACCACGCCGACGCCGAGACGGGCCAGGCGCAGCGGCGCCACGGCCACGAGCTGCGACCACAGGCGGTCGCGCAGCTCGTCGGGCACCGCGCGCGCGGCCACGGGGCCGGCGCCGCGCCGCACGTCCTCGCCGTGCACGAAGTACTCGGTCACGTTGACCAGCTCGCCCGCCCAGGACATCGGCGACCACCGCGGGGGCGGCGTGGCGAACCGCTCGACGAGCGCCGCGTACCCGTCCGCGTCCTGCGCGCCGGCCGCGAGGGTGTCGATCGCCTCGTCGAGCCGGCCCGTCAGGACGGGGACGACGACGCCCGCACCCAGCGACGGTGCCTGCTCGCGCACGACGAGGTGCGCGGCGAGGTGCCGGGTGCGCCACCCCGCGCACAGGGTCGGTGCGTCGGGTCCGGCGGCGGTCAGGGCCTCGGCGAGGCGTGCCCGCTCGGTCGCGTGCCAGGTCATGGGCCCCGATGCTGCCACGTCGCGGCCGCCGGCGTCGCCGGTCCGGCCCCCGGGCGCGGACGGACCGCGTGAGAGGATGACGGCACCGCCTGCCCCACCCACGACCTCCGACCGAGGAGTGCTGCCTGTGCCTGCCCGCGCACCGTCACCGACCACCTCTGCGGCGCTGCGCGGCTCCGTGGCCCGCCGCTCCGTCGCCCTCGTGTGGCGGGGGCTGCGCGCGCACCCGGGCACGTACGCGGGCGCCATCGGTGCGTCCGCCGCCTTCGGTGCGCTGACCGTGGCGGTCAGCCAGGTGCTGGGCCGGGTCACCGACCAGGTCGTCGTCCCCGCCATCGCGGGGTCGGCGTCGGCGCGGGGGCAGATCTGGCTCGCGGGGGCGGTGGTCGCGCTCGTCGCGGTGAGCCTCGCGGTGGCCGTGGCGCTGCGCCGTGTCCTCGCCGGCGTCGGCGTGGCCCGTCTGCAGGCGGACCACCGGCGCGCCGTGACCCGGCAGTACCTGCGGCTGCCGATGTCGTGGCACCGGCGCCACCCCACCGGCCAGCTGCTGTCGAACGCGGGCTCGGACGTGGAGGCCGCGACGGGGGTGTTCAACCCGCTGCCCTTCGCGCTCGGCGTCGTGGTGATGATCGGTGTCGCGGCCGTCGCCCTGCTGCGCACCGACGTGTGGCTGGCGCTCGCGGCGCTCGTGGTGCTGCCCCTGGCGGTCGTGGCGAACCTGGTGTTCCAGCGGCGGATGAGCCCGGCCATCACCCGGGCCCAGCAGCTGCGCGCCGAGGTCGCGGACATCGCGCACGAGTCGTTCGAGGCGGCGTCCCTCGTGAAGTCCCTCGGCACGGAGGACCGCGAGGGCGCGCGGTTCACGGAGCGGGCCGCGGCGCTGCGGGACGCGAACGTCCGTGTCGGGGTCGTGCGCGCCGTGTTCGACCCCGTCATCGACCTGCTGCCCAACCTCGGCACCCTGCTCGTCCTGCTGGTCGGCACGCTGCGGGTGTCCGCGGGTGCGATCGGCACGGGCGACGTCGTGGCCGCCGCGTACCTGCTCACGGTGCTCGCGGTGCCCGTGCGCGCCTTCGGCTGGGTGCTCGGGGAGCTGCCGCGCGGGCTGGTCGGCCACGACCGGATCGCCCGGGTCCTCGACGCCGGCGGCGCCCCGCGCGACGGGGCGGTGCCGCTGCCGGTGAGCGCTCCCGGCGCGCGGGTGACGATGCGCGACGTCGTCGTGCGCGTCCCCACGGCCGAGGGCGAGGTCACGCTGCTCGAGGATGTCGCGCTCGACGTGCCCGCCGGGCGCACCGTGGCCGTCGTCGGCCCGACGGGCTCCGGCAAGTCGACGCTCGTGGGGCTGGTCGCCCGCCTGGCGGACCCGAGCGCGGGGGTCGTCGAGGTCGACGGGCGTGACGTGCGCGACGTCGACGCCGCCGACCTGGCGGCGCAGGTCGCGCTCGTCAGCCAGGCCACGTTCGTGTTCGAGGACA
This region includes:
- the hisF gene encoding imidazole glycerol phosphate synthase subunit HisF; the protein is MTLALRVIPCLDVDAGRVVKGVNFQHLRDAGDPVELARRYDGEGADEVTFLDVSASSGDRETTYDVVRRTAEEVFVPLTVGGGVRSPDDVDRLLRAGADKVGVNTAAIARPELISEIAERFGSQVLVLSVDARRTGEGTRTDSGYEVTTHGGRRGTGIDAVAWAARAAELGAGEILLNSMDADGTTSGFDLPMLRDVRAQVRVPLIASGGAGTVEHFVEAARAGADAVLAASVFHFGTLTVGAVKDALRAAGVVVR
- the dop gene encoding depupylase/deamidase Dop, whose protein sequence is MTVTRVMGLETEYGVLQPGRPMANPMLLSSHVVAVHAAARDSGRSRARWDYDDEDPLHDARGFHLQRASAHPSLLTDDPQAPAPSGDGPQEMPRSTVEEYEDPGAANVILTNGARLYVDHAHPEYSTPEVTTPLDAVRWDRAGEMVMLGSVRALASTAALPDVALYKNNVDGKGATYGTHENYLVERAVPFGDLVRSLTPFFVTRQVFTGAGRVGLGQRGETPGFQLSQRADYVEAEVGLETTLRRPIVNTRDEPHADPVRWRRLHVIVGDATMLQVATYLRLGTTSLVLWLVEQAAASDGPARAALRDVDALALRDPVGSVHAVSHDLTLTERLELADGGRLTALEVQRVYLDAVRTALDATGEAPDEQTADVVGRWASLLDRLATDPASCAREVEWLAKMRLLEGMRRRDHLDWDHPRLAAVDLQWSDVRPERGLYHRLVAAGAVDLLVTEEQVRDAVVHPPQDTRAYFRGEAVARYGPHVSAASWDSVVFDVPGAQTLQRVPMRDPLRGTRAHVGELLDRSPDAATLLAGLGG
- the prcA gene encoding proteasome subunit alpha — protein: MSMPFYVSPEQLMKDRADYARKGIARGRSVVVLQYDEGVVFATENPSRALHKISEIYDRIAFAAVGKYNEFENLRVAGVRYADLRGYSYDRVDVTARGLANAYAQTLGTVFTTESKPLEVELVVVEVGKDASGDQIYRLSYDGSVTDEHGWVVMGGQAERLATLLGEGWRPGMTLAQALGLAVRVLGSAPDEKDARTLGAAQLEVAVLDRTRPRRTFRRLTGALLDDVLGASGEVDAAPAADGPVH
- a CDS encoding ubiquitin-like protein Pup, with protein sequence MAGQEHVRRHEDDEPVDGPDVPAPAAAGAQSRDDEVDALLEEIDDVLESNAEQFVRGFVQKGGQ
- a CDS encoding FKBP-type peptidyl-prolyl cis-trans isomerase, whose protein sequence is MARVTGARRWGVLGVLVALVVAGCGEVAAPDPDVTVTGDPGVAPTVTYLTPLAVTDTYRETIWPGTGDALVEGAPVLIDFLLKNATDATLVKESYSTSPTPRLLTEEDLGTDLYETLRGQDVGARLLQVAPGGSGADYPTVTVLDVLPTRAVGEAVPPTEGMPTVTLAGNGEPTLAPAGTEPPADLLVRPLVRGTGAQVRASDVVTVQYSGFAWDTGEQFDSSWTRGLPVSFLLSDVQAWADGLVDQPTGSQVMLVVPPSYPLGVTDAEELAGQTVVFVIDILATGAPAGGGS
- the pafA gene encoding Pup--protein ligase encodes the protein MDRRIFGLETEYGVTCAAQDGRGLSADEVARYLFRKVVAWGRSSNVFLRNGSRLYLDVGSHPEYATAECDDWRQLVTHDRAGERILEGLVADAQQRLEHEGLPGRIHLFKNNTDSAGNSYGCHENYLVRRQGDFARLSDVLVPFLITRQVLTGAGKVLATPRGAVYCLSQRADHIWEAVSSATTRSRPIINTRDEPHADAEHYRRLHVIVGDSSMSETTTMLKVASTDLLLRLVEAGVPMRDMALENPIRAIREISHDMTGSQPVTLASGRTVTAVDLQEEYLTRVTDFVGSELGPSPETKQVLDLWERGLRALRTGDLGLVDRELDWVIKHRMIERYRAKHGLDLGDVRVQRLDLAYHDISRTEGLYNLMAARGLVERVTTDLEVFEATAVPPQTTRAKLRGDFVRAAQEARRDYTVDWVHLKLNDQAQRTVLCKDPFRAVDERVDRLIESM
- the prcB gene encoding proteasome subunit beta; this translates as MTAPTGRLDPTGQGRLPHAFTTPGSASFVDFLAGYAPELLPGARAVTGHGPGAGVQAPHGTTIVAATFDGGAVLAGDRRATMGSMIASRHIEKVFPADDYSAVGIAGTAGLAIELVRLFQLELEHYEKIEGSLLSLDGKANRLATMIRGNLGLALQGLAVVPLFAGYDLDRSLGRIFSYDVTGGRYEEHEHHAVGSGSVFARGSLKKRWQPGMDAAAAVRVAVEALVDAADDDSATGGPDRVRRIWPVVATVTEAGYLRVPDDELADVAARIEDERRRDGGAR